The Garra rufa chromosome 8, GarRuf1.0, whole genome shotgun sequence genome has a segment encoding these proteins:
- the fzd7a gene encoding frizzled-7a has translation MQHCCGITRYFLLFLTLALQLSSGQYHGEKGISIPEHGFCQPISIPLCTDIAYNQTIMPNLLGHTNQEDAGLEVHQFYPLVKVQCSMDLKFFLCSMYAPVCTVLEQAIPPCRSLCERARQGCEALMNKFGFQWPERLRCENFPVHGAGEICVGQNTSDAGSPTSNPTPYVPELITLQPNVIRPSQQFTCPLQLKVPTYLKYHFMGEKDCGAPCEPTRPNGLMYFREEEVKFGRLWVGIWSILCCVSTLFTVLTYLVDMRRFRYPERPIIFLSGCYFMVAVAYAAGFFLEDKVVCIDKFNDDGYKTVAQGTKKEGCTILFMILYFFGMASSIWWVILSLTWFLSAGMKWGHEAIEANSQYFHLAAWAVPAVKTITILAMGQVDGDILTGVCYVGIYNVDSLRGFVLAPLFVYLFIGTSFLLAGFVSLFRIRTIMKHDGTKTEKLEKLMVRIGVFSVLYTVPATIVIACYFYEQAFREQWEKTWHMQTCKRFAVPCPVNNFAPMSPDFTVFMIKYLMTMIVGITSGFWIWSGKTLQSWRRFYKRLSNSNQGETTV, from the coding sequence ATGCAACACTGTTGTGGGATTACTcgatattttcttttatttctcaCCCTGGCCCTTCAGCTATCCAGCGGCCAGTATCATGGAGAGAAGGGCATCTCCATTCCGGAGCACGGTTTCTGCCAGCCCATATCGATACCTCTCTGTACGGACATCGCCTACAATCAGACCATTATGCCAAACCTCTTGGGTCACACCAACCAGGAGGACGCCGGACTCGAGGTGCACCAGTTCTACCCCCTAGTGAAAGTGCAGTGCTCCATGGACCTCAAGTTCTTCCTCTGCTCCATGTACGCGCCGGTTTGCACGGTGCTGGAGCAAGCCATCCCGCCGTGTCGCTCCCTGTGCGAGCGAGCGAGACAAGGCTGCGAGGCCCTCATGAACAAGTTCGGCTTCCAGTGGCCCGAGCGGCTGCGCTGCGAGAATTTCCCGGTGCACGGCGCGGGGGAGATCTGCGTGGGTCAGAACACCTCGGACGCGGGCAGCCCGACCTCAAACCCGACGCCCTACGTCCCAGAACTGATCACATTACAGCCGAACGTGATCAGACCCAGCCAGCAATTCACATGTCCGCTGCAGCTCAAAGTGCCCACTTATCTCAAGTACCACTTCATGGGGGAAAAAGACTGCGGGGCGCCATGTGAGCCCACTAGACCCAACGGACTCATGTATTTTAGAGAGGAAGAAGTCAAATTTGGTCGTCTCTGGGTGGGCATTTGGTCCATTTTGTGCTGTGTTAGTACACTGTTTACTGTGCTCACGTACTTGGTGGACATGAGGCGGTTTCGTTACCCGGAGAGGCCAATTATCTTCCTCTCGGGGTGCTACTTCATGGTGGCTGTTGCTTACGCGGCTGGCTTTTTCCTAGAAGACAAAGTCGTTTGCATTGACAAATTCAACGATGATGGTTACAAGACCGTCGCTCAAGGCACGAAAAAAGAGGGATGCACTATTCTCTTCATGATTCTCTACTTCTTCGGCATGGCAAGTTCAATCTGGTGGGTCATTCTCTCTCTCACATGGTTCCTCTCAGCGGGAATGAAGTGGGGTCATGAAGCCATTGAGGCCAACTCTCAGTATTTCCACCTCGCCGCCTGGGCTGTTCCAGCAGTTAAGACCATCACCATCCTCGCCATGGGCCAAGTGGACGGTGACATTCTCACCGGGGTGTGCTACGTTGGCATCTACAACGTGGACTCGCTGCGTGGCTTCGTCCTGGCGCCCCTCTTCGTCTACCTGTTCATCGGCACCTCGTTCCTCCTGGCCGGGTTCGTGTCGCTTTTCCGCATCAGAACCATCATGAAGCACGACGGCACCAAGACGGAGAAGCTGGAGAAGCTGATGGTGCGCATCGGCGTGTTCAGCGTGCTCTACACGGTGCCCGCTACCATCGTGATCGCGTGCTACTTCTACGAGCAGGCTTTCCGAGAGCAGTGGGAGAAGACCTGGCACATGCAAACGTGTAAGCGATTCGCTGTCCCTTGCCCAGTCAATAACTTCGCCCCCATGTCTCCAGACTTCACTGTATTCATGATAAAGTACCTGATGACCATGATCGTAGGAATCACCTCTGGATTTTGGATATGGTCTGGGAAGACTCTGCAGTCGTGGCGCAGGTTTTATAAAAGGCTCAGCAATAGTAACCAAGGCGAGACGACGGTatga